One Halobacterium wangiae genomic window, GACGGCCGCCTGGCTGGTGGACGCCCACGTGACCAGCAGCGTCTTCGAATGTTCGATGGTGCTCACGACGGCCGTCCAGTTGAACGGCTACCCGCACGACGACGCGCTCTACTACACGCACCCGGACCACCCGCTCACCCAGTGGGCGGCGGACGCCCACGGAAACTGGCGGTTCCTCCACGCGTACACCGCCGCGGCCCACGAGGAGTGGCGCTACCGCTGGGACCACGCGGCAGACGAGTACCACGGCTCCTGGGCCGTGGTGGAGACGCTCGACGGCGACGCGGTGGCCGACCTCGGGTGGCCACGCGAGACGGCCAGAGACCCACCGCAGGTGACGGGTCGCTGGACGGCGCCCGACTACGTCGACGCCTACCGGTACTACTACGCGAACGAGAAACGCGACCTCTTCGAGTGGTCGAAGGACCGGACGGAGCCGCCCTGGGTCGAGGAGTACACGGTCGAGGACGGCAGCCGGGAGTCGTAGTCAGCCGGCTCGCGGTTGCGTCGGGCGGCGGTCCGTGGCTCAGCGGAGGTCGTCCGTGACCACGCGCGCCTCGGCGCGGTACTGTTCGTAGAGGTCGAGTGCCCACTCGCGAGCGGCGGGGTCGTCGGTGCCCACGAACGCGCGGAGCATCCCCGTCTCCTCGTCGTACCCACCGACGCCGACGTAGTCGTCGAAGATGGCGAGGCCGAACGGGAGGTCGTCGTGGACCGAGAGCCTGAGGTTCCCCGACGCGACCGTCCGCCGCACCTCGTCGGGGTAGGTGTCGAGGA contains:
- a CDS encoding helix-turn-helix transcriptional regulator; amino-acid sequence: MEPTNPYKPVVRFLERLRESDSIVGFDTTSIAPIFVAEIRDEILGGMEVDVVYLPSVVDDILDTYPDEVRRTVASGNLRLSVHDDLPFGLAIFDDYVGVGGYDEETGMLRAFVGTDDPAAREWALDLYEQYRAEARVVTDDLR